One genomic window of Streptomonospora nanhaiensis includes the following:
- a CDS encoding FtsX-like permease family protein has protein sequence MSLRTLRERWVPFLGTFVIIAAGVTQVAALNLTMAATGRDPAFDGVVNILAMTMMVTTFVSVFVIASTFAFSVAQRQREFALLRTLGSGPRRIAVVVYGEALLVAGAAGALGCVLAQPAATALLALLHGIGMVPAAPPVRYEAAALVLALGTGVTVSLAGVWGPARRIRRIKPIEALREASVDARAMTPGRWVLGLGCAAMSALAGWALPEATGDGVPALTMGLGMSAIVAMGFLSPVVIPPLAAALTWPLGGLPGGGAMVVRAGMSAAVRRTASLCAPVLLTVGLFGIAIGLVSVVNGVAARAMAEWTSAEFTVTATGGGGLSADQVARLRALPGAQVAVVREAEIGMGGAAHVVRVVDPEDAAALIDPPAEEGDFAALGADGVAVDAATAGEYGWGAGDEVRLRLPDGERVRARVAAVLAEGPYTPVTYVAAPLLAGHGGGTATAPYAYVGTGGGAQAAAGHRADGAVAGTGAAGGDLEERLEAAVDADTARTDPVGAIEPGREENNRMVLLIGAVLLGMALFCSCVAIANTLVMSTADRVRDFAALRLAGADRAQVLRLVAGEAVAVVGIGAFLGTAVTAMTLVPLAAAMGEGPAGVALSMPWWQLGVMTGVCAVIAVAAAVVPAAFATRTSPVQALGARE, from the coding sequence ATGTCCCTGCGCACCCTGCGCGAGCGCTGGGTGCCGTTCCTGGGCACGTTCGTCATCATCGCCGCCGGTGTCACCCAGGTCGCGGCCCTGAACCTGACCATGGCGGCCACCGGGCGCGATCCCGCGTTCGACGGCGTCGTCAACATCCTCGCCATGACCATGATGGTCACCACGTTCGTGTCGGTGTTCGTGATCGCCTCGACGTTCGCGTTCTCGGTCGCCCAGCGGCAGCGTGAGTTCGCGCTGCTGCGCACGCTGGGCAGCGGGCCGCGGCGGATCGCGGTCGTGGTCTACGGCGAGGCGCTGCTGGTGGCCGGGGCCGCGGGCGCGCTGGGCTGCGTGCTGGCCCAGCCGGCGGCCACGGCCCTGCTGGCGCTGCTGCACGGCATCGGCATGGTGCCCGCGGCCCCGCCCGTGCGCTACGAGGCCGCGGCGCTGGTCCTGGCGCTGGGCACCGGCGTGACCGTGTCGCTGGCCGGGGTGTGGGGCCCGGCGCGGCGGATCCGCCGCATCAAGCCGATCGAGGCGCTGCGGGAGGCCTCGGTGGACGCCCGCGCCATGACGCCGGGCCGGTGGGTGCTGGGCCTGGGGTGCGCGGCGATGAGCGCGCTGGCGGGCTGGGCGCTGCCGGAGGCGACCGGCGACGGCGTGCCCGCGCTGACGATGGGCCTGGGCATGAGCGCCATCGTGGCCATGGGCTTCCTCAGCCCGGTGGTGATCCCGCCGCTGGCGGCGGCGCTGACCTGGCCGCTGGGCGGTCTGCCCGGCGGGGGCGCGATGGTGGTGCGGGCCGGGATGTCGGCCGCCGTGCGCCGGACGGCCTCGCTGTGCGCGCCGGTGCTGCTGACCGTGGGCCTGTTCGGGATCGCCATCGGCCTGGTGTCGGTGGTCAACGGGGTTGCGGCGCGCGCCATGGCCGAGTGGACCTCGGCGGAGTTCACCGTGACCGCGACCGGGGGCGGGGGCCTGTCGGCGGACCAGGTGGCGCGGCTGCGGGCGCTGCCGGGGGCGCAAGTGGCGGTGGTCCGCGAGGCGGAGATCGGGATGGGCGGCGCCGCGCACGTGGTGCGGGTGGTCGATCCCGAGGACGCGGCGGCGCTGATCGACCCGCCGGCCGAGGAGGGGGACTTCGCCGCGCTGGGAGCTGACGGCGTGGCCGTGGACGCCGCGACGGCGGGGGAGTACGGCTGGGGCGCCGGTGACGAGGTCCGGCTGCGCCTGCCCGACGGCGAACGCGTCCGCGCACGGGTTGCGGCGGTGCTCGCCGAGGGGCCGTACACGCCGGTGACCTACGTCGCCGCGCCGCTGCTGGCGGGGCACGGCGGGGGGACGGCGACGGCGCCGTACGCCTACGTCGGCACAGGGGGAGGCGCGCAGGCGGCGGCCGGCCATCGCGCCGACGGCGCGGTAGCGGGCACCGGTGCCGCGGGCGGTGACCTGGAGGAGCGGCTGGAGGCGGCGGTCGACGCCGACACGGCCAGGACCGACCCGGTGGGCGCCATCGAGCCCGGCCGCGAGGAGAACAACCGCATGGTGCTGCTGATCGGCGCGGTGCTGCTGGGGATGGCGCTGTTCTGCTCGTGTGTGGCGATCGCGAACACCCTGGTGATGTCCACCGCCGACCGCGTCCGCGACTTCGCCGCGCTGCGCCTGGCGGGAGCCGACCGCGCGCAGGTCCTCCGGCTTGTGGCGGGCGAGGCGGTCGCGGTGGTCGGCATCGGCGCCTTTCTGGGCACGGCCGTCACGGCGATGACGCTGGTGCCGCTGGCCGCGGCCATGGGGGAGGGGCCGGCCGGGGTGGCGCTGTCGATGCCGTGGTGGCAGTTGGGCGTGATGACGGGGGTGTGCGCGGTCATCGCTGTGGCGGCGGCGGTGGTCCCGGCGGCCTTCGCCACCCGCACGAGCCCGGTCCAGGCCCTGGGCGCGCGGGAGTAG
- the eccCa gene encoding type VII secretion protein EccCa — MTTRVVHRPARTVHPPPPRDPYDVEAPPTLPDGNAQGNQLMTILPMVAMMGSLTIMMVLRNPAFMALGALVLVVALFAALGMLLSRRGQAARQRRNQRELYLEYLEELREDLSSRERDARARAQLLDPPPEALYDIVRDPTRLWERRRRDPDFLRVRIGTGAVPGQPLVLGERGSALTPTDPFMLSEAQAAIRRFATVPEMPLTVPLDMVGNVSVIGDRADVMRLMRALLSQLCAFHAPEDTALAVAHPASAADDWDWLKWLPQALDPQRRDGGAPTRLIAPTPARLGALLSDELRSRTDFAAEVRRGMGKRETYQLMRRLVVVHDTHGSVAVELARPDDAVPPAHLGATVIHLAARQVDEPGDVSVRITVDGDRVRVEDLRSPDPAGATTTGTVDRVTPATLTGLARMLAPLRLSRESVEETATEGGSVDFPTMLGVSDPGDMDVARLWAPRSERSFLRVPVGVDDLGQPVIIDLKESAQLGMGPHGLCVGATGSGKSEMLRTLVIALAATHPPERVSMVLVDYKGGATFAPFEDMPHVAGVITNLEDDAALIERAYASLSGEVQRRQQVLRDAGNVANIADYHYKRAHDPSLPPLPHLLVIIDEFGELLTARPDFIQLFLSIGRIGRSIGVHLLLSSQRIESGKLRGLDTYLSYRLGLRTFSEEESRTVLDSPDAFHLPALPGFGYLKVDTSVYQRFKAGYVSGAYRGPVAADEADHADGPPPVYAYPAFNGAQAAGPGTEPAPDDEPALPDRTVGPTLLDVMVGQLARAGERARSVWLPPLPAATTLDLVTGPAQPGAHGLRLPDAPGPMRVPVGVLDDPAKQWQGLWSIDLAASGGHVAIIGGPQTGKTTLLRTLLMSLALTHTPTQVACYALDLVGGGLQAVADLPHVGGVAARTDTERVRRTAEELRGMLDHRQEVFRDRGIDSVQQLRRMHARGEVPELPSADVVLCVDGFGAIRTDFEEINDIVNDLLQRGGGFGIHVVAAMLRWNDVRIAMQSNFGQKIELRLNDATDSSIDRKLAQTIGAETPGRALTDQKLFGQVALPRIDATADAENLGEVVEKTARAVAAAWKGPVAPPVRVLPHHLPAATLPGPAEEPLVPLGVDERALEPVLLDLFDRDQNLLVLGDGECGKTNLLRLVAEGLMARYSPKEVVFAVMDPRRTLRNAIPEPYLGGYASNARVCAGLAGGVAKELEERMPDDADPDRIDSGTVPGPRIVVLVDDYDVLTTAGQKPLTPFVPFVSNGRDIGLHFVVARRVAGAGRGLFDPLVLAMREIGTSAVLMSGDRSEGQLFPKVYASAQPPGRGRWIRRGQSPRLMQTAILDPGGDNR, encoded by the coding sequence GTGACCACCCGCGTAGTCCACCGGCCGGCCCGCACGGTCCACCCGCCGCCCCCGCGCGACCCCTACGACGTCGAGGCCCCTCCCACGCTCCCCGACGGCAACGCCCAGGGCAACCAGCTCATGACCATCCTGCCGATGGTCGCCATGATGGGCTCCCTCACCATCATGATGGTGCTGCGCAACCCCGCCTTCATGGCGCTGGGCGCGCTCGTGCTGGTCGTGGCCCTGTTCGCCGCGCTGGGCATGCTGCTGTCGCGCCGGGGGCAGGCCGCCCGCCAGCGCCGCAACCAGCGCGAGCTGTACCTGGAGTACCTTGAGGAGCTGCGCGAGGACCTCAGCTCGCGCGAACGCGACGCCCGGGCCCGCGCCCAGCTCCTCGACCCCCCGCCCGAGGCGCTCTACGACATCGTCCGCGACCCCACCCGGCTGTGGGAGCGCCGCCGCCGCGACCCCGACTTCCTGCGGGTCCGCATCGGCACCGGCGCCGTGCCCGGCCAGCCGCTCGTCCTGGGCGAACGCGGGTCGGCGCTCACGCCCACCGACCCCTTCATGCTGTCCGAGGCCCAGGCCGCCATCCGCCGGTTCGCGACCGTGCCCGAGATGCCGCTGACCGTGCCCCTGGACATGGTCGGCAACGTCAGCGTCATCGGCGACCGCGCCGACGTCATGCGCCTCATGCGCGCGCTCCTGTCCCAGCTGTGCGCCTTCCACGCGCCCGAGGACACCGCCCTGGCCGTGGCCCACCCCGCCTCGGCCGCCGACGACTGGGACTGGCTGAAATGGCTGCCCCAGGCCCTCGACCCCCAGCGGCGCGACGGCGGCGCACCCACCCGCCTGATCGCCCCCACCCCCGCCAGGCTCGGCGCCCTGCTCTCCGACGAACTCCGCAGCCGCACCGACTTCGCCGCCGAGGTCCGCCGCGGCATGGGCAAGCGCGAGACCTACCAGCTCATGCGCCGGCTCGTGGTGGTGCACGACACCCACGGCTCGGTGGCCGTCGAACTCGCCCGCCCCGACGACGCCGTTCCCCCCGCCCACCTCGGCGCCACCGTCATCCACCTCGCCGCCCGGCAGGTCGACGAACCCGGCGACGTCAGCGTGCGCATCACCGTCGACGGCGACCGCGTCCGCGTCGAGGACCTCCGCAGCCCCGACCCCGCCGGCGCCACCACCACCGGCACCGTCGACCGCGTCACCCCCGCCACCCTCACCGGCCTGGCGCGCATGCTCGCGCCCCTGCGGCTCAGCCGCGAGTCCGTCGAGGAGACCGCCACCGAGGGCGGCAGCGTCGACTTCCCCACCATGCTCGGCGTGAGCGACCCCGGCGACATGGACGTCGCCCGGCTGTGGGCGCCGCGCAGCGAGCGCTCCTTCCTGCGGGTGCCCGTCGGCGTCGACGACCTCGGCCAGCCCGTCATCATCGACCTCAAGGAGTCCGCCCAGCTGGGCATGGGCCCCCACGGCCTGTGCGTGGGGGCCACCGGCTCCGGCAAGAGCGAGATGCTGCGCACCCTGGTCATCGCGCTGGCCGCCACCCACCCGCCCGAACGCGTCAGCATGGTGCTGGTCGACTACAAGGGCGGCGCCACCTTCGCGCCGTTCGAGGACATGCCCCACGTGGCCGGCGTCATCACCAACCTCGAGGACGACGCCGCGCTCATCGAACGCGCCTACGCCAGCCTCTCGGGCGAGGTCCAGCGGCGCCAGCAGGTGCTGCGCGACGCCGGCAACGTCGCCAACATCGCCGACTACCACTACAAGCGCGCCCACGACCCCTCGCTGCCGCCGCTGCCGCACCTGCTGGTGATCATCGACGAGTTCGGCGAACTCCTCACCGCGCGGCCCGACTTCATCCAGCTGTTCCTGTCGATCGGCCGCATCGGCCGCAGCATCGGCGTCCACCTGCTGCTGTCCAGCCAGCGCATCGAGAGCGGCAAGCTCCGCGGCCTCGACACCTACCTGTCCTACCGGCTGGGGCTGCGCACCTTCTCCGAGGAGGAGAGCCGCACCGTCCTCGACAGCCCCGACGCCTTCCACCTGCCCGCGCTGCCGGGGTTCGGCTACCTCAAGGTCGACACCAGCGTCTACCAGCGGTTCAAGGCCGGTTACGTCTCCGGCGCCTACCGCGGCCCCGTCGCCGCCGACGAGGCCGACCACGCCGACGGCCCCCCGCCCGTCTACGCCTACCCCGCCTTCAACGGCGCCCAGGCCGCCGGACCCGGCACCGAACCCGCGCCCGACGACGAACCCGCCCTGCCCGACCGCACCGTGGGCCCCACCCTGCTCGACGTCATGGTCGGCCAGCTCGCCCGCGCCGGCGAACGCGCCCGCAGCGTCTGGCTGCCGCCGCTGCCCGCCGCCACCACGCTCGACCTCGTCACCGGCCCCGCCCAGCCCGGCGCGCACGGCCTGCGGTTGCCCGACGCGCCCGGCCCCATGCGGGTGCCCGTCGGCGTGCTCGACGACCCCGCCAAGCAGTGGCAGGGGCTGTGGAGCATCGACCTCGCCGCCTCGGGCGGCCACGTCGCGATCATCGGCGGGCCCCAGACCGGCAAGACCACCCTGCTGCGCACCCTGCTGATGTCGCTGGCGCTCACCCACACCCCCACCCAGGTCGCCTGCTACGCCCTCGACCTCGTCGGCGGCGGCCTCCAGGCGGTCGCCGACCTCCCCCACGTCGGCGGGGTCGCCGCCCGCACCGACACCGAGCGCGTCCGCCGCACCGCCGAGGAGCTGCGCGGCATGCTCGACCACCGCCAGGAGGTCTTCCGCGACCGCGGCATCGACTCCGTCCAGCAGCTGCGCCGCATGCACGCCCGCGGCGAGGTCCCCGAACTCCCCAGCGCCGACGTCGTCCTGTGCGTCGACGGCTTCGGCGCCATCCGCACCGACTTCGAGGAGATCAACGACATCGTCAACGACCTCCTCCAGCGCGGCGGCGGCTTCGGCATCCACGTGGTGGCCGCCATGCTGCGCTGGAACGACGTCCGCATCGCCATGCAGTCCAACTTCGGGCAGAAGATCGAACTCCGGCTCAACGACGCCACCGACTCCTCCATCGACCGCAAGCTCGCCCAGACCATCGGCGCCGAGACCCCGGGGCGCGCCCTCACCGACCAGAAGCTGTTCGGCCAGGTCGCCCTGCCGCGCATCGACGCCACCGCCGACGCCGAGAACCTCGGCGAGGTCGTCGAGAAGACCGCGCGCGCCGTCGCCGCGGCGTGGAAGGGCCCCGTGGCCCCGCCGGTGCGGGTCCTGCCCCACCACCTGCCCGCCGCCACCCTGCCCGGTCCCGCCGAGGAGCCGCTGGTGCCCCTGGGCGTGGACGAACGCGCGCTCGAACCCGTCCTGCTCGACCTCTTCGACCGCGACCAGAACCTCCTCGTCCTGGGCGACGGCGAGTGCGGCAAGACCAACCTGCTGCGGCTGGTCGCCGAGGGGCTCATGGCCCGCTACTCCCCCAAGGAGGTCGTCTTCGCGGTCATGGACCCCCGCCGCACCCTGCGCAACGCCATCCCCGAGCCCTACCTCGGCGGCTACGCCAGCAACGCCCGCGTGTGCGCCGGGCTCGCCGGCGGCGTGGCCAAGGAACTGGAGGAGCGCATGCCCGACGACGCCGACCCCGACCGGATCGACTCCGGAACGGTCCCCGGCCCGCGCATCGTCGTCCTCGTCGACGACTACGACGTCCTCACCACCGCCGGCCAGAAACCGCTGACCCCGTTCGTGCCGTTCGTGTCCAACGGCCGCGACATCGGCCTGCACTTCGTGGTCGCCCGCCGCGTCGCCGGCGCCGGCCGCGGCCTCTTCGACCCCCTCGTGCTGGCCATGCGCGAGATCGGCACCAGCGCCGTGCTGATGTCGGGCGACCGCAGCGAGGGCCAGCTCTTCCCGAAGGTCTACGCCAGCGCCCAGCCGCCCGGCCGCGGCCGATGGATCCGCAGGGGCCAGTCCCCGCGTCTCATGCAGACAGCCATCCTCGACCCCGGGGGAGACAACCGGTGA
- a CDS encoding ABC transporter ATP-binding protein yields MMQTNAVQLHALTRAYGMRDSRVVALDGVTVGFEAGSFTAVMGPSGSGKSTLLHCAAGLDRPTSGHAVVAGTDLTGLSEKRLTRLRRDRIGFVFQSFNLVSALSAEQNVALPLRLAGRRPDRAAVRAVLGEVGLGGRERHRPAELSGGQQQRVAVARALITRPQVLFADEPTGALDSGSSRVVLELLRAFAGVRGGGGGAARAGADGGPPRTVVMVTHDPLAASYADRVLFLSDGRIADSLEAPTPQEVASRLAALETGPAVAR; encoded by the coding sequence ATGATGCAGACGAACGCCGTGCAGTTGCACGCGCTGACACGGGCCTACGGCATGCGGGACAGCCGGGTGGTGGCCCTCGACGGGGTGACCGTCGGCTTCGAGGCGGGCTCATTCACCGCCGTGATGGGGCCGTCAGGCTCGGGGAAGTCGACGCTGCTGCACTGCGCGGCCGGCCTGGACCGCCCCACCTCGGGGCACGCGGTGGTCGCCGGGACCGACCTGACCGGCCTGTCGGAGAAGCGGCTGACGCGGCTGCGCCGCGACCGCATCGGGTTTGTCTTCCAGTCGTTCAACCTGGTCTCGGCGCTCAGCGCGGAGCAGAACGTGGCGCTGCCGCTGCGCCTGGCCGGGCGCCGCCCCGACCGGGCCGCCGTGCGCGCCGTGCTGGGCGAGGTGGGCCTGGGCGGGCGCGAGCGGCACCGCCCCGCCGAGCTGTCGGGCGGCCAGCAGCAGCGGGTGGCGGTCGCCCGCGCGCTGATCACCCGGCCGCAGGTGCTGTTCGCCGACGAGCCCACCGGCGCCCTGGACAGCGGGTCCTCGCGGGTGGTGCTGGAGCTGCTGCGGGCGTTCGCGGGCGTCAGGGGCGGTGGTGGCGGGGCCGCGCGGGCCGGTGCGGACGGCGGGCCGCCCCGCACCGTCGTGATGGTCACCCACGACCCCCTCGCGGCCTCCTACGCCGACCGGGTGCTGTTCCTGTCCGACGGGCGGATCGCCGACTCCCTTGAGGCGCCCACCCCCCAGGAGGTGGCGTCCCGGCTGGCGGCGCTGGAGACCGGGCCGGCGGTGGCGCGGTGA
- a CDS encoding sensor histidine kinase: protein MRSPRFLLTPWPWRSLAHNALTPLTGAGYAFTLLLVSLPLVVLFSRLSEPEPDRPVSVAALVAMAVGGGLLAGVLGPLISLPGAALERLRLRVADDRPLRSPHRVPDSPGLWPWLRLRFTEAATWRAFGYLVLAATVLPAAALLAWTALTLSLLTLATPLLTGPGGEAVTLGPLLLTEPLESGAAALAGVPMTAAALYLHALLAGVHAALARSLLRAPGEELRAELTEVTRSRARLVDAFEAERRRIERDLHDGAQQRLVALTMELGLARLDLPPDSPAARQVASAHESAKEVIAELRELIRGIHPQVLTDRGLSAALPELADRCPVPVRVRTDLAGRCPAHIEGTAYFVVSEALANVAKHSGADAAEVTARCHGGRLVVEVRDDGAGGADPRAGTGLTGLADRVAVMDGRMLVSSPPGGPTLLRVELPCLPRG, encoded by the coding sequence GTGCGGTCCCCGCGCTTCCTGCTCACCCCGTGGCCGTGGCGGTCCCTGGCGCACAACGCCCTGACCCCCCTCACCGGCGCCGGCTACGCCTTCACGCTGCTGCTCGTCTCCCTGCCGCTGGTGGTGCTGTTCTCCCGCCTTTCCGAGCCCGAGCCGGACCGCCCCGTCTCGGTCGCGGCGCTGGTCGCCATGGCCGTCGGGGGCGGCCTGCTGGCGGGCGTCCTCGGCCCGCTGATCAGCCTGCCCGGCGCCGCGCTGGAGCGGCTGCGGCTGCGCGTGGCCGACGACCGCCCCCTCCGCTCGCCCCACCGCGTGCCCGACAGCCCCGGCCTGTGGCCGTGGCTGCGGCTGCGCTTCACCGAGGCCGCCACCTGGCGCGCGTTCGGCTACCTGGTCCTGGCGGCGACGGTGCTGCCGGCGGCCGCGCTCCTGGCCTGGACGGCCCTGACGCTGAGCCTGCTGACCCTGGCCACCCCGCTGCTGACCGGCCCGGGCGGCGAGGCCGTCACCCTGGGGCCGCTGCTGCTCACCGAGCCGCTGGAGAGCGGTGCGGCGGCGCTGGCGGGCGTGCCCATGACCGCGGCCGCGCTGTACCTCCACGCGCTCCTCGCCGGCGTCCACGCCGCGCTCGCGCGCTCGCTCCTGCGCGCCCCCGGCGAGGAGCTGCGCGCGGAGCTGACCGAGGTCACCCGCTCGCGCGCCCGGCTGGTGGACGCCTTTGAGGCGGAGCGCCGGCGCATCGAGCGCGACCTGCACGACGGCGCCCAGCAGCGGCTGGTGGCGCTGACCATGGAGCTGGGCCTGGCGCGGCTGGACCTGCCGCCCGACTCCCCCGCCGCGCGCCAGGTCGCCTCGGCGCACGAGAGCGCCAAGGAGGTCATCGCCGAACTTCGGGAACTGATCCGCGGCATCCACCCCCAGGTGCTCACCGACCGGGGACTGTCGGCGGCGCTGCCCGAGCTGGCCGACCGCTGCCCGGTGCCGGTGCGGGTGCGCACCGACCTGGCGGGCCGCTGCCCGGCGCACATCGAGGGCACCGCCTACTTCGTGGTGTCGGAGGCGCTGGCCAACGTGGCCAAGCACAGCGGGGCCGACGCGGCCGAGGTCACCGCGCGCTGCCACGGCGGCCGCCTGGTGGTGGAGGTCCGCGACGACGGTGCCGGGGGCGCCGACCCCCGGGCGGGCACCGGGCTCACCGGGCTGGCCGACCGGGTCGCGGTGATGGACGGCAGAATGCTGGTGTCCAGCCCGCCCGGCGGCCCGACCCTGCTGCGCGTCGAACTGCCGTGCCTGCCCCGGGGCTGA
- the otsB gene encoding trehalose-phosphatase → MPLPEPRSAKGATALERIVRYPAEAVLAFDFDGTLAPIVSDPRDARAYPGVTAELQRLAPLVGRLVIITGRPAEVAVEYGALDSVEGILVLGHYGLERWEDGRVTAPGTPPGVALVREELPELLRRAQAPEGVVIEDKGRSLAVHTRRAPDPDTALDALRVPLAALAQRAGLTVEPGRRVIELRPDGTDKGAALNVTVADHRGEHTAVLYAGDDLGDLPAFDAVDRLAEQGTPGITVCSGSDEVATLAERADLVVDGPPGVAGLLTALREEITAAARS, encoded by the coding sequence ATGCCTCTGCCCGAACCACGTTCCGCCAAGGGCGCGACCGCGCTGGAGCGGATCGTGCGGTATCCCGCCGAGGCGGTGCTGGCCTTCGACTTCGACGGCACCCTCGCGCCGATCGTCTCCGACCCCCGCGACGCCCGCGCCTATCCGGGCGTCACCGCCGAACTCCAGCGGCTCGCCCCTCTGGTCGGGCGCCTGGTGATCATCACCGGGCGCCCGGCCGAGGTCGCCGTGGAGTACGGCGCCCTCGACTCCGTCGAGGGCATCCTGGTGCTGGGCCACTACGGCCTGGAGCGCTGGGAGGACGGCCGCGTCACCGCGCCGGGCACCCCGCCCGGGGTGGCGCTGGTCCGTGAGGAACTCCCCGAACTGCTGCGCAGGGCCCAGGCCCCCGAGGGCGTCGTCATCGAGGACAAGGGGCGCTCCCTGGCGGTCCACACCCGCCGCGCCCCCGACCCCGACACCGCCCTCGACGCGCTGCGGGTCCCCCTCGCGGCGCTGGCCCAGCGGGCCGGGCTCACCGTCGAGCCGGGCCGCCGGGTCATCGAACTCCGCCCCGACGGCACCGACAAGGGCGCGGCGCTCAACGTCACCGTCGCCGACCACCGGGGCGAGCACACCGCCGTCCTGTACGCGGGCGACGACCTCGGCGACCTCCCGGCCTTCGACGCCGTCGACCGCCTCGCCGAGCAGGGCACCCCCGGTATCACGGTGTGCAGCGGCTCCGACGAGGTCGCCACCCTGGCCGAACGCGCCGACCTGGTGGTCGACGGCCCGCCGGGGGTCGCCGGCCTGCTCACCGCCCTGCGCGAGGAGATCACCGCCGCGGCCCGGAGCTGA
- a CDS encoding serine hydrolase domain-containing protein, with amino-acid sequence MVDAGWIPGGTAVVGTGSMWEFVAVGGTHAGDAEHLAAPDVHYDVASLTKIMATWPLVGRAVAEGLMDLDAPLAEHFPGGPYPGGRVTVRQILTHTSRLNPVTWLERYVGTEQDLAEAILSEPLDDEGYRYIDRGFILLGLLLERLFGAPLDQLAGELWSVAGMSSTTYGPLPRSPMVAPTERRIPGTAPTWGVVHDESAALMGGVAGHAGVFTTAIDLGVFARDLLRVYGESQGASGSFAHYLRQSWQPQVPVDERFSRGLAWLVTGDGLVYHHGYTGVSLFLQPSTGRYVGLLTNAVHYGRRRTGLFDLRAAVRTAFTG; translated from the coding sequence ATGGTCGACGCCGGGTGGATCCCCGGCGGCACCGCCGTCGTGGGGACCGGGAGCATGTGGGAGTTCGTCGCGGTGGGGGGCACCCACGCCGGCGACGCCGAGCACCTGGCGGCCCCCGACGTCCACTACGACGTGGCGAGCCTGACCAAGATCATGGCGACCTGGCCGCTGGTGGGGCGGGCGGTCGCCGAGGGCCTGATGGACCTCGACGCCCCGCTCGCCGAGCACTTCCCGGGCGGCCCCTACCCCGGCGGCCGGGTCACCGTCCGCCAGATCCTCACCCACACCTCGCGGCTCAACCCGGTGACGTGGCTGGAGCGCTACGTCGGCACCGAGCAGGACCTCGCCGAGGCCATCCTGTCCGAGCCGCTGGACGACGAGGGCTACCGCTACATCGACCGCGGGTTCATCCTGCTCGGCCTGCTGCTGGAGCGGCTGTTCGGCGCCCCGCTGGACCAGTTGGCCGGCGAGCTGTGGTCGGTGGCGGGGATGTCCTCGACCACCTACGGCCCGCTGCCGCGCTCGCCCATGGTGGCGCCCACCGAGCGCCGCATCCCCGGCACCGCGCCGACGTGGGGCGTGGTGCACGACGAGTCCGCCGCGCTGATGGGCGGGGTCGCCGGCCACGCCGGCGTGTTCACCACGGCCATCGACCTGGGGGTGTTCGCCCGCGACCTGCTGCGGGTCTACGGCGAGTCGCAGGGGGCCTCCGGCAGCTTCGCGCACTACCTGCGGCAGAGCTGGCAGCCGCAGGTGCCGGTGGACGAGCGGTTCTCGCGGGGCCTGGCCTGGCTGGTCACCGGCGACGGCCTGGTCTACCACCACGGCTACACCGGGGTCAGCCTGTTCCTCCAGCCCTCGACCGGCCGCTACGTCGGGCTGCTCACCAACGCCGTGCACTACGGCCGCCGCCGCACCGGCCTGTTCGACCTGCGCGCGGCGGTGCGCACCGCCTTCACCGGCTGA
- a CDS encoding response regulator transcription factor, which yields MTTTTHEGTAMAATEHSGPDGAAHGREQRPRESPAPAGPPVRTVLAEDGVLLREGLSGLLERFGFTVAAAVGDAEELQAAVEEHEPDLVVTDIRMPPGFTDEGLRAAVALRRSRPRLAVAALSQYVEQSYAFDLLDSHGGRGVGYLLKERVADVAEFAASLRQVVAGGTVVDPEVVRQLLRRGRDPLSRLSEREREVLGHMAEGRSNGAIARSLFVSEAAVGKHISGILAKLDLPPADDDVHRRVMAVLTYLRATAER from the coding sequence ATGACGACCACCACTCACGAAGGGACGGCGATGGCGGCCACGGAGCACAGCGGGCCGGACGGCGCGGCGCACGGGCGCGAGCAGCGCCCCCGGGAGTCGCCGGCGCCGGCCGGTCCCCCGGTTCGCACGGTCCTCGCCGAGGACGGCGTCCTGCTGCGGGAAGGGCTCTCCGGCCTGCTGGAGCGCTTCGGCTTCACGGTCGCGGCGGCCGTGGGCGACGCCGAGGAGCTGCAGGCGGCCGTCGAGGAGCACGAGCCCGACCTCGTCGTCACCGACATCCGCATGCCGCCCGGCTTCACCGACGAGGGCCTGCGCGCCGCCGTCGCCCTCCGCCGCTCCCGCCCCCGCCTGGCCGTGGCGGCGCTGAGCCAGTACGTGGAGCAGAGCTACGCGTTCGACCTGCTCGACTCCCACGGCGGCCGGGGCGTGGGCTACCTGCTCAAGGAGCGCGTGGCCGACGTGGCGGAGTTCGCGGCGTCGCTGCGGCAGGTGGTGGCGGGCGGCACCGTGGTCGACCCCGAGGTCGTGCGGCAGCTGCTGCGGCGCGGGCGCGACCCGCTCTCGCGGCTGTCGGAGCGCGAACGCGAGGTGCTGGGCCACATGGCCGAGGGCCGGTCCAACGGCGCCATCGCGCGTTCGCTCTTCGTCAGCGAGGCGGCGGTGGGCAAGCACATCAGCGGCATCCTCGCCAAGCTGGACCTGCCGCCCGCCGACGACGACGTGCACCGTCGGGTGATGGCGGTGCTGACCTACCTGCGGGCCACGGCCGAGCGCTGA